The following are encoded together in the Microcaecilia unicolor chromosome 12, aMicUni1.1, whole genome shotgun sequence genome:
- the DUSP3 gene encoding dual specificity protein phosphatase 3: MSDYQVSVQELNEVLANESGFYTLPSQHYNEVFPRIYVGNAFIAKNVMRLQRLGITHILNAAEGKSFMHVNTSAEFYEGTSITYHGIKANDTQQFNLGHYFEQAADFIEKALAQKDGRVFVHCREGYSRSPTLVIAYLMLCHKMDVKTAVAVVRQKREIGPNDGFLRQLCQLNERLAKEGKLKS; the protein is encoded by the exons atgtcCGACTATCAAGTCTCGGTGCAGGAGCTGAACGAGGTTCTGGCCAACGAGAGCGGCTTCTACACGCTGCCCTCGCAGCACTATAACGAGGTCTTCCCCCGCATCTACGTGGGCAACGC GTTCATCGCCAAGAATGTGATGAGGCTGCAGCGCCTGGGAATCACGCATATCCTGaatgcggctgaggggaaatCCTTCATGCATGTGAACACCAGTGCCGAGTTCTATGAAGGCACAAGCATCACCTACCATGGGATCAAAGCCAATGACACCCAGCAGTTCAACCTTGGCCACTACTTCGAGCAAGCAGCAGACTTCATCGAGAAGGCCCTGGCGCAGAAGGACG GCCGTGTGTTCGTGCACTGTCGTGAAGGCTACAGCCGCTCGCCGACCCTGGTGATTGCATACCTGATGCTGTGCCACAAAATGGATGTGAAAACGGCGGTGGCAGTGGTGCGTCAGAAGCGGGAGATTGGACCCAACGACGGCTTTCTGAGGCAGCTGTGCCAGCTCAATGAAAGGCTAGCCAAGGAGGGCAAATTGAAGTCTTAA